A genomic window from Algoriphagus sp. Y33 includes:
- a CDS encoding aconitate hydratase produces MAFDIEMIKKVYARYPERIEAARKAVGRPLTLTEKILYAHLTEGVATQAYDRGVSYVDFQPDRVAMQDATAQMALLQFMQAGKSQVAVPSTVHCDHLIQAEVGAVQDLTKAKDKNKEVYDFLASVSNKYGLGFWKPGAGIIHQVVLENYAFPGGMMIGTDSHTPNAGGLGMVAIGVGGADACDVMAGLPWELKFPKLIGVKLTGKLSGWTSAKDVILKVAGILTVKGGTGAIVEYFGEGARSLSATGKGTICNMGAEIGATTSIFGYDEKSAAYLKSTERADVADLANGIAEHLTGDEEVYANPATYFDEVIEINLSELEPHVNGPFTPDLAWPISKFAAAVKENGWPAKLEVGLIGSCTNSSYEDISRAASLAQQAVDKKLIAKSEYTITPGSEQVRFTVDRDGFLDTFGQMGGVVLANACGPCIGQWARHGAEKQEKNSIITSFNRNFAKRADGNPNTHSFVASPEIVTALAIAGDLTFNPLTDSLVNEEGESVKLDEPSGLELPTKGFAVEDAGYQKPAEDGSQVSVAVSPTSDRLQLLDSFQPWEGTDLKGLKLLIKAKGKCTTDHISMAGPWLRFRGHLDNISNNMLIGAVNAYTDATNSVKNQLTGAYGEVPATQRDYKANGIGSIVVGDENYGEGSSREHAAMEPRFLGVRAILVKSFARIHETNLKKQGMLGLTFANPADYDLVQEDDSIDIVGLTAFAPGKQLQVVLNHADGSSDTIQVNHTYNEGQIEWFKAGSALNLIKAKA; encoded by the coding sequence ATGGCTTTTGATATTGAAATGATCAAAAAAGTGTATGCCAGATACCCAGAACGTATCGAAGCGGCTCGTAAGGCCGTGGGGCGTCCACTTACTTTGACTGAAAAGATTCTTTATGCACACTTAACTGAAGGCGTGGCTACGCAGGCTTACGACAGAGGTGTTTCTTACGTTGATTTTCAGCCGGACAGGGTTGCAATGCAAGATGCTACTGCACAAATGGCGCTACTTCAATTTATGCAGGCGGGTAAGAGCCAAGTGGCTGTGCCTTCCACAGTTCACTGTGATCACTTGATTCAAGCTGAAGTGGGAGCTGTTCAGGATTTGACCAAAGCAAAAGATAAAAACAAGGAAGTTTATGACTTCTTAGCTTCTGTTTCCAATAAATATGGTCTAGGCTTTTGGAAGCCTGGAGCAGGTATTATTCATCAGGTAGTATTGGAAAACTATGCATTCCCGGGTGGAATGATGATCGGGACTGATTCCCACACACCAAATGCGGGCGGACTTGGAATGGTAGCGATCGGAGTAGGCGGAGCTGATGCATGTGATGTAATGGCAGGACTTCCTTGGGAGCTGAAATTCCCTAAATTGATAGGAGTGAAGCTTACAGGAAAGCTTTCCGGCTGGACTTCTGCAAAAGATGTAATTCTGAAAGTGGCAGGTATTCTTACCGTAAAAGGCGGTACCGGCGCTATAGTGGAATATTTTGGTGAAGGAGCTAGGTCTCTTTCAGCTACAGGAAAAGGCACCATATGTAACATGGGGGCTGAAATCGGGGCTACTACTTCGATTTTCGGTTATGATGAGAAGTCTGCTGCTTACTTAAAATCCACCGAAAGAGCTGATGTAGCCGATTTGGCGAATGGAATCGCTGAGCACCTTACGGGTGATGAGGAGGTTTATGCCAATCCTGCTACTTACTTTGATGAGGTAATTGAGATCAATCTTTCTGAATTGGAACCACATGTAAATGGTCCATTCACTCCTGATTTGGCTTGGCCTATTTCTAAATTTGCTGCGGCGGTGAAAGAAAACGGTTGGCCTGCAAAACTGGAAGTCGGTTTGATCGGATCTTGTACCAATTCTTCATACGAGGATATTTCCAGAGCTGCTTCCCTTGCCCAGCAGGCTGTTGATAAAAAACTGATTGCCAAATCTGAATATACGATTACCCCGGGCTCGGAGCAGGTTAGATTTACCGTTGATCGGGATGGTTTCTTGGACACTTTCGGGCAAATGGGTGGTGTGGTTCTCGCCAATGCTTGTGGGCCTTGTATCGGTCAGTGGGCTCGTCATGGAGCAGAAAAGCAGGAGAAGAACTCTATTATAACTTCTTTCAACAGGAATTTTGCCAAGCGTGCCGATGGTAATCCCAACACACACTCTTTCGTTGCATCTCCTGAGATCGTGACGGCATTGGCTATTGCCGGTGATTTGACCTTCAATCCATTGACTGATAGTCTGGTAAACGAAGAAGGAGAATCCGTGAAGTTGGATGAACCTAGCGGGCTTGAATTGCCTACCAAAGGTTTTGCAGTAGAAGATGCAGGATATCAAAAACCGGCTGAAGATGGCTCACAAGTATCTGTAGCAGTTAGCCCTACTTCTGACCGTTTACAACTACTGGATTCATTTCAGCCTTGGGAAGGTACAGATCTGAAAGGTCTTAAACTTCTGATCAAAGCAAAAGGTAAGTGTACTACGGATCACATCTCTATGGCTGGTCCATGGTTGAGATTTAGAGGACATCTGGACAATATTTCCAATAACATGCTTATCGGTGCCGTCAATGCATATACAGATGCTACCAACTCTGTGAAGAACCAATTGACGGGAGCATATGGCGAAGTTCCTGCTACTCAGCGTGATTATAAAGCCAATGGAATAGGTTCTATCGTAGTAGGTGATGAGAACTACGGTGAAGGATCTTCCAGAGAGCATGCGGCGATGGAACCCCGCTTCCTTGGCGTACGCGCTATCTTAGTGAAATCTTTTGCGAGAATTCACGAGACAAATTTGAAAAAACAAGGCATGCTGGGATTGACTTTTGCCAATCCTGCCGACTATGATTTGGTACAGGAAGACGATTCCATCGATATTGTGGGGTTGACCGCGTTTGCTCCAGGCAAACAATTACAAGTGGTGTTGAATCACGCAGATGGATCTTCCGATACTATCCAAGTGAATCATACATACAATGAAGGACAGATTGAATGGTTTAAAGCTGGATCAGCTCTTAACCTGATCAAAGCTAAAGCCTAA
- a CDS encoding histidine kinase N-terminal 7TM domain-containing protein, with protein sequence MEFILNPFSIVLLLSGLLMGGLSLYIVFRVEDSTRWVALTMLCATVWGFFYGLELSVSTREAMFFFVKLEYLGIAPIGAFYLIFSLKYTSYKSRKFGLLTGLILFIPVLTYLLVITNDYHHLHYNSFELLNSSPFPTAKIEIGPWYYVNLIYIYFAFSLGSFIIWKRFRFSDQLFKTQTRLLLLGGIFPLVINLLYQTHIFRPFEVIDLTPFAFLFTYLILGFAILKYQLFSLKPIARTKVMEAITKGVLVLDSATKIVDFNPAFLAYCTSPAKIKVASKAEVIFKNNHDILKLIATGKATSIESKIKSGKQVKTYLIEAIPLLDKRAINNGLVLLFEDVTEQKSINETLKSQAIELQQLNDLKDKYFSIISHDLKGPIFGIKELIHLTNSGEVSAKEFMDMLPEVSKNMEQVALLLENLLAWSSSQLRGGEIVKYQEFDVHKILIQQKGILERIAAEKKISISIDAQAKFTAKADKNMIELVIRNLINNAIKFSDYGGKIRISTYDEQNFVKICIEDSGKGISSENLSKIREGISFTTTGQNNESGTGLGLILVKEYMRKNNGQIEVYSEEGIGTTFHMKLPACAIESVF encoded by the coding sequence ATGGAGTTCATTTTAAATCCATTTTCAATAGTACTTTTACTCTCAGGGCTTCTTATGGGGGGGCTTTCACTTTACATTGTTTTTAGGGTGGAAGACTCTACCAGATGGGTAGCTCTCACCATGCTTTGTGCCACAGTTTGGGGGTTTTTCTATGGATTGGAACTCAGTGTCTCTACCAGAGAGGCAATGTTTTTCTTTGTCAAACTGGAATATTTGGGCATCGCACCAATCGGTGCCTTTTATCTTATTTTCAGTTTAAAGTACACGAGCTATAAATCACGTAAATTTGGCCTACTTACCGGGCTGATACTTTTCATTCCCGTTCTGACTTATTTATTGGTGATCACGAATGACTACCATCACCTTCATTACAATTCTTTTGAGCTCCTAAATTCAAGTCCATTTCCAACCGCTAAAATTGAAATTGGTCCATGGTACTATGTCAATTTGATCTACATATACTTCGCCTTCTCACTGGGAAGCTTTATCATTTGGAAAAGATTCCGGTTCTCCGATCAATTGTTCAAAACCCAAACCAGATTATTACTCTTGGGGGGCATATTCCCTTTAGTCATCAATCTTTTATACCAAACCCACATTTTCAGGCCATTCGAAGTCATTGATTTGACTCCTTTTGCCTTTTTGTTTACCTACCTGATTTTGGGCTTTGCCATTCTAAAATATCAATTGTTTAGCCTCAAGCCCATTGCCCGCACCAAGGTAATGGAAGCTATTACCAAAGGGGTCCTGGTCTTGGATTCTGCCACTAAAATAGTAGACTTCAATCCAGCCTTTTTAGCCTACTGCACTAGCCCCGCCAAAATAAAAGTCGCCAGCAAGGCCGAAGTCATTTTCAAAAACAATCATGACATCCTGAAGTTAATCGCAACCGGAAAAGCAACTAGTATCGAAAGCAAAATCAAATCAGGAAAACAGGTAAAAACTTACCTCATTGAGGCGATTCCGCTCTTGGACAAAAGAGCTATAAACAACGGGCTAGTCCTACTCTTTGAAGATGTCACTGAACAAAAATCCATCAATGAGACCCTTAAGTCCCAAGCCATTGAACTCCAACAGCTAAACGATCTAAAAGACAAATATTTCAGCATTATTTCCCATGACCTCAAAGGTCCGATTTTCGGTATCAAAGAGCTGATACATTTGACTAATTCAGGGGAAGTTTCAGCAAAAGAATTTATGGATATGCTACCCGAGGTATCCAAAAACATGGAACAGGTCGCACTCCTGCTTGAGAATCTTCTAGCTTGGTCCAGCTCTCAACTCAGAGGTGGGGAAATAGTGAAGTATCAGGAATTTGATGTCCACAAAATACTAATCCAACAAAAAGGAATTCTGGAAAGAATAGCCGCTGAGAAGAAAATCAGCATTTCTATAGATGCCCAAGCCAAATTCACTGCGAAAGCTGACAAAAACATGATCGAACTGGTAATAAGAAACTTAATCAACAATGCAATCAAATTTTCTGATTATGGAGGCAAAATCAGGATTTCAACTTACGATGAGCAGAACTTTGTGAAGATCTGTATTGAAGATAGTGGGAAAGGAATCTCTTCTGAAAATCTGTCAAAAATCCGTGAGGGAATTTCATTCACCACTACAGGCCAAAACAACGAATCAGGAACAGGACTTGGACTAATATTGGTCAAAGAATATATGCGGAAAAACAACGGGCAAATAGAGGTTTACTCTGAAGAAGGAATAGGCACCACATTCCATATGAAATTGCCTGCTTGTGCTATAGAAAGCGTATTTTAA
- a CDS encoding acyl-CoA reductase: MKPAERISAFVNLGKVIKELMSPDEKDELIWRAENNNNWFTKDAVDAALEGIIYMLSEGKLNSWLSNYELEEIENPKSVGLMMAGNIPAVGFHDLMCVILSGHQAVIKLSSSDTILMKWIIKKLIEVDPKIERQIKIEEMLKGMDAYIATGSDNSSRYFNYYFGKYPHVIRQNRTSIAVLSGNETTGDYIRLGKDIFQYYGLGCRNVSKIYLRSEEQLQDLLGALEVYSPIASHHKYHNNYDYNKSIYLVNLEKHLDNGFLLVKESGDMVSPISVLYYEIYEDEDQLLAKLNPLKSKIQCIIGSGDGKIPFGSAQCPEPWEYADNVDTMAFLLGLS; encoded by the coding sequence ATGAAACCAGCAGAACGTATATCCGCATTTGTCAATCTCGGGAAAGTTATCAAAGAACTGATGAGCCCGGATGAAAAAGATGAATTGATTTGGAGAGCAGAAAACAACAATAACTGGTTTACCAAAGATGCTGTAGATGCTGCTTTGGAGGGGATTATCTATATGTTGTCTGAAGGGAAATTGAATTCTTGGCTCTCGAACTATGAATTGGAAGAAATAGAAAATCCAAAGTCCGTTGGCTTGATGATGGCTGGAAATATCCCTGCTGTTGGCTTTCATGACTTGATGTGTGTGATACTTTCAGGCCATCAAGCAGTTATCAAACTGAGTTCTTCTGATACGATCTTGATGAAATGGATCATTAAAAAATTGATTGAAGTTGATCCAAAAATAGAGAGACAAATCAAGATTGAAGAAATGCTTAAGGGAATGGATGCCTATATTGCCACGGGAAGTGATAATTCTTCCAGATATTTCAATTATTATTTTGGGAAATATCCCCATGTGATCAGACAGAACAGAACGTCAATAGCCGTGCTTTCAGGCAATGAGACCACGGGGGATTACATTAGGTTAGGCAAGGATATTTTTCAATATTATGGTTTAGGATGCAGGAATGTCTCTAAAATTTATTTGAGGTCGGAGGAACAACTTCAGGATTTGCTCGGTGCGCTGGAAGTGTATTCGCCAATAGCATCACATCACAAATATCATAATAACTATGATTATAATAAATCCATCTATCTGGTGAATTTAGAAAAGCACTTGGACAATGGTTTTTTGCTGGTGAAAGAGAGTGGGGATATGGTCTCTCCGATCTCGGTTCTCTATTATGAAATTTATGAGGACGAGGATCAATTGTTAGCAAAACTGAATCCGCTAAAATCTAAAATTCAGTGTATAATAGGAAGCGGAGACGGTAAAATTCCATTTGGATCGGCACAATGTCCTGAGCCATGGGAGTATGCTGATAATGTAGATACTATGGCCTTTCTGCTGGGATTGTCTTAA
- a CDS encoding 4Fe-4S dicluster domain-containing protein, protein MAIMITDECINCGACEPECPNTAIYEGGVEWTWSGGTSLDEVTLEDGTVIDGNEKQEPVSDEFYYIVTDKCTECNGFHEEPQCAAVCPVDCCVDDPDHRETEEELLAKKAMMHGE, encoded by the coding sequence ATGGCTATAATGATTACCGACGAATGCATCAACTGCGGTGCATGCGAACCAGAATGCCCAAACACTGCAATCTATGAAGGCGGTGTAGAATGGACTTGGAGTGGCGGTACTAGTTTGGATGAAGTTACTTTAGAAGACGGTACTGTAATAGATGGAAATGAGAAGCAAGAGCCTGTATCGGACGAGTTTTACTATATCGTGACTGATAAGTGTACAGAATGTAATGGCTTCCATGAGGAACCACAGTGTGCCGCAGTATGCCCGGTGGATTGCTGTGTGGATGATCCTGATCATCGAGAAACCGAAGAAGAGCTGTTGGCAAAAAAAGCAATGATGCACGGAGAATGA
- a CDS encoding DUF3276 family protein, producing the protein MEDQRGYDRDEIFSKKVKAGKRTYFFDVKSTRSNDYYLTITESKRKVNGENFTYEKHKIFLYKEDFFKFVEALNESVDHVKNELLPDVDFDQYEKEEAESDYNDELKWE; encoded by the coding sequence GTGGAAGATCAAAGAGGCTATGATAGAGATGAGATTTTCTCTAAAAAAGTAAAAGCAGGTAAGAGAACTTATTTTTTTGATGTCAAATCAACTCGCTCAAACGATTACTACCTGACGATTACGGAAAGCAAGAGAAAAGTAAACGGCGAAAACTTCACTTACGAAAAGCATAAAATTTTCCTTTACAAGGAAGATTTCTTCAAATTTGTAGAAGCACTGAATGAGTCGGTAGATCACGTTAAAAACGAGCTTCTGCCTGACGTAGATTTCGATCAATACGAAAAAGAGGAAGCTGAGTCAGATTATAATGATGAATTGAAGTGGGAATAG
- a CDS encoding AI-2E family transporter, whose translation MQRFFIYLILFLAVFLLFGWYFSNITLYLIVSLILAALLRPLTNQLNDFHLLGQHIPRWAAIALSYSAIVLLLVLLSFLFFPLINNQIIILSELDLNGIYEQIQIPVTRIEGFLLRHELLETQQGYLFGRLKGSMINMIKEFDFTTFIGGVITTTSSLFIGTMAIAFITFFLLLENGLLRRNLLNLIPNPYFELSVATFTKVEKLLSNYLSGLMLQMLAIFSLASFGLTVMGVEYALTIALFAAVANLIPYAGPLLGATFGIIVGISSGTFESNTELNYLIIKILSIFGLVQMTDNLFLQPLIFSKSVKAHPLEIFVVIFAGAKIAGVVGMIFAIPVYTIFRVFILEFYTGYKSYKIFKIK comes from the coding sequence ATGCAGCGCTTTTTCATTTATCTCATTTTATTCCTTGCAGTTTTTCTGCTGTTCGGCTGGTATTTTTCCAATATCACTCTGTACCTGATTGTTTCATTAATTCTAGCAGCGCTTCTGCGCCCGCTAACCAATCAGCTAAACGACTTCCACTTATTGGGACAGCATATTCCCAGGTGGGCAGCCATAGCCTTATCCTATTCGGCGATAGTTTTGCTACTGGTATTGCTCAGCTTCCTTTTTTTCCCGCTGATCAATAATCAAATCATAATCCTAAGTGAATTGGATCTTAATGGTATTTATGAGCAAATCCAAATCCCCGTCACTAGAATCGAAGGTTTTCTCCTCCGTCACGAATTATTGGAAACTCAACAGGGTTATTTATTTGGTCGCCTGAAAGGCAGCATGATCAATATGATCAAAGAATTCGATTTCACCACCTTTATCGGTGGAGTGATCACTACTACGAGCAGTCTATTTATCGGGACAATGGCAATTGCTTTTATTACCTTTTTTCTCCTTTTGGAGAATGGTCTGCTGCGGAGAAATTTGCTCAATTTGATCCCCAACCCCTATTTTGAGCTTTCAGTTGCGACTTTTACCAAAGTGGAAAAGTTACTGTCAAACTACCTTTCGGGACTTATGCTGCAAATGCTTGCAATTTTTTCGCTGGCTAGTTTTGGGCTGACTGTCATGGGAGTTGAATACGCATTAACAATAGCGCTTTTTGCCGCAGTAGCAAATCTAATCCCCTATGCAGGCCCGCTGTTAGGAGCTACTTTCGGAATTATAGTCGGTATTTCTTCGGGCACTTTTGAGTCAAACACTGAATTAAACTACTTAATCATAAAGATCCTGTCGATTTTTGGACTAGTCCAGATGACAGACAACCTATTTCTGCAGCCTTTGATTTTTTCTAAATCTGTAAAAGCGCATCCCCTTGAAATATTTGTTGTTATCTTTGCCGGGGCAAAAATTGCCGGCGTAGTCGGGATGATATTTGCCATACCGGTTTACACCATCTTTAGAGTTTTCATTTTGGAATTCTATACGGGGTATAAATCTTATAAAATATTTAAAATAAAATAA
- the ychF gene encoding redox-regulated ATPase YchF, which produces MALQCGIVGLPNVGKSTLFNALSSAKAEAANFPFCTIEPNVGVVTVPDRRLQILEELVNPHRVLPTVIEFVDIAGLVKGASKGEGLGNKFLANIREVDAIIHVIRCFDDENIVHVAGGVDPIFDKEVIDTELQLKDLESVEKKIQKSEKIAKSGDAKARKELETLLLFKQALTDGKNARSVDVEKEDLEAVRDLHLLTIKPVIYVANVDEGSLQEGNKYVDKLKEEVKHENAEVIILCAAIEAQIAEFDDPEEKEMFLGEYGLEESGLNKLISGAYALLDLITYFTAGVQEVRAWTIKKGWKAPQAAGVIHTDFERGFIKAEVIKLADYQKLKTEAACRENGKIAIEGKEYVVQDGDIMHFRFNV; this is translated from the coding sequence ATGGCATTACAATGTGGCATTGTAGGACTTCCAAACGTAGGGAAATCCACTCTGTTTAACGCCCTATCCAGTGCGAAAGCTGAAGCAGCCAATTTTCCTTTTTGCACTATCGAGCCTAATGTAGGCGTGGTTACGGTACCGGACAGGAGACTTCAGATCCTTGAAGAGCTTGTCAATCCTCATCGGGTCCTTCCCACCGTGATCGAGTTCGTTGATATCGCAGGACTGGTGAAAGGTGCCAGCAAAGGCGAAGGATTGGGCAATAAGTTCCTTGCAAATATCCGTGAGGTGGATGCTATCATCCATGTGATCAGATGTTTTGACGATGAAAACATTGTCCACGTTGCAGGCGGTGTGGATCCGATTTTCGACAAGGAAGTAATTGACACAGAACTTCAACTCAAAGATTTGGAGTCGGTGGAAAAGAAAATCCAAAAATCCGAAAAGATTGCGAAGTCTGGCGATGCCAAAGCAAGAAAAGAACTGGAAACACTTTTGCTCTTCAAACAAGCATTGACAGATGGAAAGAATGCCAGATCGGTAGATGTGGAAAAGGAAGATTTAGAAGCTGTTCGGGACCTGCATCTTTTGACCATCAAACCTGTGATCTATGTAGCCAATGTGGATGAAGGAAGCCTGCAGGAAGGCAATAAATATGTAGATAAGCTAAAGGAAGAAGTGAAGCATGAAAACGCTGAAGTAATTATTCTTTGCGCAGCTATAGAAGCCCAGATAGCTGAATTCGATGATCCCGAAGAAAAGGAAATGTTTCTTGGAGAATATGGACTCGAAGAAAGCGGACTGAACAAATTGATCAGCGGTGCGTATGCATTGTTAGACTTGATTACCTATTTTACAGCAGGTGTACAGGAAGTTAGAGCTTGGACTATCAAAAAAGGCTGGAAAGCCCCTCAGGCAGCCGGTGTAATTCACACCGATTTCGAAAGGGGTTTTATCAAAGCTGAAGTTATAAAACTTGCTGATTATCAGAAACTAAAGACTGAAGCAGCGTGCCGGGAAAACGGAAAAATCGCCATCGAAGGAAAAGAATATGTAGTCCAAGATGGTGATATTATGCATTTTAGATTCAATGTGTAA
- the cas6 gene encoding CRISPR-associated endoribonuclease Cas6 yields MRVRLIFSLKNKGSYLPFHHQYILAQFLKGLIVKGGREEFYNYNYFNFSGLKGQTKVSRSGLHYYSSLVTLVLSSQSEDFMDYLLEQVFATPKIELGNLIMVPEYTEIEVEPVLETSNKFVCISPLVLITPAFNEEAGKRFISPDSDEFSDLLYESTLTRMERSGWYTAEQMETFYKFQVVPDMVYVNKLKEAQKKFARIYAVYDMDVKYEVRGYTLPITLYAAPEVQDFVFKCGLGAFTHKGFGMLDLANHPPGPRTTTYKFKREGFVPYKPTERIRENVAPKDEGDNEPPISSEDDS; encoded by the coding sequence GTGAGAGTTAGACTAATATTTTCCCTAAAAAACAAGGGTTCCTATTTACCTTTCCACCATCAGTATATACTGGCGCAATTCCTTAAAGGGTTAATTGTGAAAGGTGGCAGAGAAGAGTTTTACAACTATAACTACTTCAACTTTTCCGGTCTGAAAGGCCAGACTAAAGTGAGTAGAAGTGGATTGCATTACTATTCAAGTTTGGTTACCCTAGTATTGTCTTCCCAAAGCGAAGACTTCATGGATTACTTGCTAGAGCAGGTTTTTGCCACCCCAAAAATCGAGCTGGGCAACCTAATCATGGTTCCGGAATACACTGAAATAGAAGTGGAACCGGTTTTGGAGACCTCAAACAAATTTGTTTGTATTTCTCCTCTGGTATTGATCACTCCTGCGTTCAATGAGGAAGCGGGTAAGCGATTTATAAGCCCGGATAGCGATGAGTTTTCCGACTTGCTTTATGAATCCACGCTTACTAGGATGGAACGATCTGGCTGGTACACAGCCGAACAGATGGAGACTTTCTACAAATTTCAGGTGGTTCCTGATATGGTTTATGTAAATAAACTAAAAGAAGCACAGAAGAAATTTGCCAGAATCTATGCCGTGTATGACATGGATGTGAAATACGAAGTAAGAGGTTATACACTTCCAATCACACTATACGCTGCTCCGGAGGTTCAGGATTTCGTATTCAAATGCGGACTGGGTGCATTCACCCATAAAGGTTTTGGCATGTTGGATTTGGCTAACCATCCTCCTGGACCAAGAACAACTACCTATAAATTCAAAAGAGAAGGATTTGTCCCCTACAAGCCAACAGAGCGTATTCGCGAAAACGTAGCTCCGAAAGATGAGGGAGACAACGAACCTCCAATCTCTTCAGAAGACGATTCATGA